A window of Polynucleobacter sp. KF022 genomic DNA:
CCGCTCCCCCAATGGAAAGCGGCGATATTGATTTAGCCTTGATTGTCCAATTTTGCTTTTAACAAAGCGCCCAAATTGGTAGTGCCAGACTGCGCATCACCTTGGAGCTTGCTCATTGCATCTTGTTGATCAGAGCTGTCTTTTGCTTTGATTGAAAGATTGATAACACGTGACTTGCGATCAATGTTGATGATCATTGCGGTTACGCTATCACCTTCTTTCAATACATTACGTGCATCTTCAACGCGATCTGTTGAGATCTCAGAAGCACGCAAGTAAGCTTCAACTTCATCAGCCAAGTGAATTGTTGCACCCTTAGCATCAACCGCTTTCACAGTACCAGTAACGAGGCTACCCTTGTCACTGACAGATGTGTAGTTGTTGAATGGGTCGCCAGACAATTGCTTGATACCGAGAGAGATGCGCTCTTTCTCAACATCAATTGCCAATACAGTGGCTTCAACTTCATCACCTTTTTTGTATTTCTTAACAGCTTCTTCGCCTGGCTCATTCCATGAGAGGTCTGAGAGGTGAACTAAACCGTCGATACCACCAGGCAAGCCAATGAACACACCAAAGTCAGTGATTGACTTGATTGCGCCAGTGAGCTTATCGCCTTTTTGTTGGGCACGTGAGAACTCTTCCCATGGATTAGCTTTGCACTGCTTGATGCCCAAGCTAATACGACGCTTGTCTTCATCAATATCCAGAACCATGACTTCAACTTCGGTTCCTAATGCAGTAGCTTTGCTTGGAGCAACGTTCTTGTTAGTCCAGTCCATTTCAGAAACGTGTACCAAACCTTCGATACCAGATTCGATTTCAACGAATGCACCGTAGTCAGTTAGGTTAGTTACCTTACCGAATAAACGGGTATTTGGTGGGTAACGACGAGCGATACCAACCCATGGATCATCACCTAATTGCTTCACACCGAGTGAAACACGGTTCTTCTCTTGATCAAACTTCAAAATCTTAGCGGTAACTTCTTGACCGACAGTCAACATCTCGCTTGGGTGACGCACACGACGCCATGCCAAGTCAGTGATATGCAAGAGGCCATCGATACCGCCGAGGTCAACGAACGCGCCGTAATCAGTAATGTTCTTAACGAGGCCAGTAACCACTGCGCCTTCTTTAAGGTTAGACATCAACTTAGCACGCTCTTCACCTTGGCTAGCCTCAACAACTGCACGACGTGACAACACTACGTTGTTACGCTTACGGTCGAGCTTGATAACCTTGAACTCCATCGTCTTACCTTCGTAAGGGCTGGTGTCTTTGATTGGGCGTGTATCAACGAGTGATCCAGGCAAGAATGCGCGGATACCGTTAACCATCACAGTCAAGCCGCCTTTTACCTTACCAGTAACAGTGCCGGTAACGATCTCAGCTTGCTCGAGAGCCTTCTCTAAGTTCATCCATGAAGCCAAGCGCTTAGCTTTGTCACGGGAAAGGATGGTGTCGCCATAGCCGTTCTCAAGAGCGTCAATAGCAACAGAAACGAAATCGCCAGGAGCTACTTCAATCTCGCCAGCGTCGTTATGGAATTCTTCAACAGGAATAAACGCTTCAGACTTTAAGCCAGCGTTAACAACGACGAAGTTATGGTCGATGCGAAGAACTTCAGCCGAAATAACTTGGCCGGTCTTCATATTCGATCGGGTTAATGATTCTTCAAATAATTCTGCAAATGATTCAGACATGTGTATTCACTTTTTGCCGCCAGAAGGCCTGACGGGTTAGGTTAAAAAAGTCTTAAAGAAACACGCTAATGAAAAAGTCGCGTTGTGGGGTTTCTTAAGACGCCAAAACAACTGCTTACAACTCAATGCAACTACATACAAAACTAGGCGACTGCAGATTGATACCAATCTAAAACCGTCTTAACTGCTTGATCTATAGATAAATCTGATGTTTCAAGCACTTTTGCACCATCTGCAACTAACAAGGGTGCGGTACCTCGATTACTGTCTCTGGCATCGCGCTCCTGCAAATCTTGCAGTAAGTCCGGAAGTTTAGCAGAAATTCCCTTAGCTATCAATTGCTTATAGCGACGCTCGGCTCTGGCGGCGGCCGTTGCAGTCAAGAAAACCTTCAAAACTGCATCTGGGAATATGACGCTGGCCATATCCCGGCCATCAGCCACCAGGCCAGGGGATTGGCGAAAACTGCGCTGCAGACCAACTAAAGCAGACCTTACCTCTGGATGGACCGCTAAAGCTGAGGCCCTTAAACCAATGTTTTCAGTCCGAATAGCGTCAGTGACATCGTCGCCATTGAGAAATATTTGACTATTTTTGAATGAAATCAATAACTTAGGAACTAAAAGGCCTAGTTCTGGGCCATTTTTAACGTCAATTCCCTGTTTTTCACTGGCTAAGGCCACTAAGCGATAGAGGGCCCCGCTATCCAAATAATGAAATCCTAGCTTTTCAGCAACCAGTGAAGCAACTGTTCCCTTGCCTGAGGCAGTAGGACCATCAATCGCGATGACCGGAAATGCGCTCATGGAATTAATCAACTACCTTCGCAAATTCAGCGAAATAAGCTGGGAATGTTTTCGCTACACAATTCGGATCGTTGATCTTGAGTGCATTCGGACCAAAGGCGGCAAGCGAGAAACACATCGCCATGCGATGGTCATCATAAGTATCGATACCTTCAGCCGGCGATTTCCAATCAGCTTGTGATGCTGGAGCCTGCACAACAATGTAGTCAGCCCCTTCTTCAACAATGGCGCCAACTTTTTTCAATTCTTTTGCCATTGCCGCAATACGATCCGTCTCTTTAACGCGCCAACTAGCAATGCTGTTTAATCGAGTTGGACCCTCAGCAAATAATGCAGCGACCGCAAGCGTCATAGCTGCATCTGGAATTTCTGTGCAATCAATGGTGATGCCATTGAGTTTGCCACTGGTATTTTTCACGCCAGATACTTCAATCCAATCTTCACCAGCATTAATGTTCGCACCCATTAAAGCGAGCGCATCTGCAAAAGCCACATCACCCTGAATGCTGTCCTTGCCAACACCCAATACCTTCACAGGGCCGCCACCGATAGCCCCGAGAGCTAAGAAATATGAAGCTGAAGAAGCATCACCCTCTACGGATAGCTGGCCTGGGCTTTTGTATACAGTGTTTGATGTTTTTGCCGGAATAACAAAAGATTGTTTGTCAGGACAGGCGACGTTCACACCAAAGCGAGCCATGAGCTTCAAAGTGATATCAATGTAGGGGCGAGAAATCAATTCACCCATCACTTCAATACGTACTGACTCATTTGCAACCAATGGTAAAGCCATTAACAATGCGGTTAAAAATTGACTAGAGACATCACCACGTACCTTGACGACATCTTTAATCTGAATATCCGCTGCCAATATCTTAATTGGTGGATAGCCTTCTTGTAATTCATACTCAATCTTCGCGCCCACCTGACGTAAGCCATCAACCAAATCACGAATGGGTCTTTCATGCATGCGTGCCACGCCAGATAAGCGATAGTTACCACCTTGCATGGCCAGTGCGGCAGTTAGCGGACGAATTGCGGTGCCTGCATTACCCATAAAGAGGTCTGCCTCCTGCACGGGGAATTTACCGCCACAACCCTCAACGACACACACTTTGTCAGCTTTATCGATAACAGATAAGCCTAATTGACGTAAAGCATTACGCATCACCTGAGTATCGTCAGCATCCAACAAGTTCTTGAGGGTGGTTGTACCAGTGGATAAAGCCGCTAGTAACAATGCGCGATTCGAAATACTCTTGGATCCTGGCAACACAATCGAGCCTTGCGCTCGTTTAAATGGCCCAATATTGATATCTGGCAAACCACTCATTAAAGTGCGTCCAAATTTTGACGTGCTTTGCTCGCCTTGTTGAATAATTTTTCTAAACCAGCGCCATCGTTTTCGGCAACGAGTTTGCGCATGTGATTCACGATGAGCAAATACTGATCTAGCTCTTTCAGGATTGCAGTGCGATTGCCAAGGCAGATATCGCGCCACATCTCTGGACTGGAAGCGGCGATGCGCGTGAAATCCTTAAACCCTGCGCCAACATGGCTTAACTTCTGATCGGCATCCTCAGAGTTCACAACGCTTGCCATTAATGCATAAGATAGAAGATGTGGGAGATGAGAAACAGCAGCATAGATCGCATCATGCTGCACGACACCAATCTTTTTCACCTCGGAACCAACTGACTCCCAAAAGCCTGTAATTAAAGCTATATCCTCTGGAGAGTTTTCTTGAAGCGGGCAAATAATAGTTTGCTTCCCCTGAAATAAATCAGCCTTAGCTGCAGCAGCTCCATGCTGAGCGCCCCCAGCAATGGGATGCGCCGGTACAAATTGACAGGCCTTCTTGCCTAATACTTCTTTGGCAGCCACGATCACATCACCTTTGGTGCTACCCGCATCGGTAATCATGGTGCGAGACTCAAGATGTGGCTCAATCACTTCAAAGGCTGCTCGCATTTGAGCCACTGGCACGCAAAGCACAATCACATCGGATTGCTTCGCTGCTTCAACCAAATCCACTACACCATCAATCGCACCCATCTTTTGCGCTTGATCTAAATTTTCTTTGCTGCGACCTACGCCCAATACCTTGGCAGCAACGCCAGC
This region includes:
- the aroA gene encoding 3-phosphoshikimate 1-carboxyvinyltransferase; this encodes MPDINIGPFKRAQGSIVLPGSKSISNRALLLAALSTGTTTLKNLLDADDTQVMRNALRQLGLSVIDKADKVCVVEGCGGKFPVQEADLFMGNAGTAIRPLTAALAMQGGNYRLSGVARMHERPIRDLVDGLRQVGAKIEYELQEGYPPIKILAADIQIKDVVKVRGDVSSQFLTALLMALPLVANESVRIEVMGELISRPYIDITLKLMARFGVNVACPDKQSFVIPAKTSNTVYKSPGQLSVEGDASSASYFLALGAIGGGPVKVLGVGKDSIQGDVAFADALALMGANINAGEDWIEVSGVKNTSGKLNGITIDCTEIPDAAMTLAVAALFAEGPTRLNSIASWRVKETDRIAAMAKELKKVGAIVEEGADYIVVQAPASQADWKSPAEGIDTYDDHRMAMCFSLAAFGPNALKINDPNCVAKTFPAYFAEFAKVVD
- the rpsA gene encoding 30S ribosomal protein S1, giving the protein MSESFAELFEESLTRSNMKTGQVISAEVLRIDHNFVVVNAGLKSEAFIPVEEFHNDAGEIEVAPGDFVSVAIDALENGYGDTILSRDKAKRLASWMNLEKALEQAEIVTGTVTGKVKGGLTVMVNGIRAFLPGSLVDTRPIKDTSPYEGKTMEFKVIKLDRKRNNVVLSRRAVVEASQGEERAKLMSNLKEGAVVTGLVKNITDYGAFVDLGGIDGLLHITDLAWRRVRHPSEMLTVGQEVTAKILKFDQEKNRVSLGVKQLGDDPWVGIARRYPPNTRLFGKVTNLTDYGAFVEIESGIEGLVHVSEMDWTNKNVAPSKATALGTEVEVMVLDIDEDKRRISLGIKQCKANPWEEFSRAQQKGDKLTGAIKSITDFGVFIGLPGGIDGLVHLSDLSWNEPGEEAVKKYKKGDEVEATVLAIDVEKERISLGIKQLSGDPFNNYTSVSDKGSLVTGTVKAVDAKGATIHLADEVEAYLRASEISTDRVEDARNVLKEGDSVTAMIINIDRKSRVINLSIKAKDSSDQQDAMSKLQGDAQSGTTNLGALLKAKLDNQG
- the cmk gene encoding (d)CMP kinase translates to MSAFPVIAIDGPTASGKGTVASLVAEKLGFHYLDSGALYRLVALASEKQGIDVKNGPELGLLVPKLLISFKNSQIFLNGDDVTDAIRTENIGLRASALAVHPEVRSALVGLQRSFRQSPGLVADGRDMASVIFPDAVLKVFLTATAAARAERRYKQLIAKGISAKLPDLLQDLQERDARDSNRGTAPLLVADGAKVLETSDLSIDQAVKTVLDWYQSAVA
- a CDS encoding prephenate dehydrogenase/arogenate dehydrogenase family protein, giving the protein MTIINPASNYGTVTIVGVGLIGASLGLALKQAGVAAKVLGVGRSKENLDQAQKMGAIDGVVDLVEAAKQSDVIVLCVPVAQMRAAFEVIEPHLESRTMITDAGSTKGDVIVAAKEVLGKKACQFVPAHPIAGGAQHGAAAAKADLFQGKQTIICPLQENSPEDIALITGFWESVGSEVKKIGVVQHDAIYAAVSHLPHLLSYALMASVVNSEDADQKLSHVGAGFKDFTRIAASSPEMWRDICLGNRTAILKELDQYLLIVNHMRKLVAENDGAGLEKLFNKASKARQNLDAL